Proteins encoded by one window of Chloroflexaceae bacterium:
- a CDS encoding MarR family transcriptional regulator, whose protein sequence is MYTKDERSQHIAAIDELVRQLIWQSHKQLLQTLSRPDIGLTLPQMVTLFAIRNAGTCRMSELAEITQQSAGTLTGIVDRLISEHLVGRVRDLDDRRVVQVTLTPQGEAQLARVEQARREDMERMLRSFSDEQVVTLEQLLCQLLSGINELLNGNGATGNGVVETNGKSNSGRAAHQTPLADTYPPLRRA, encoded by the coding sequence ATGTACACCAAAGACGAGCGTTCGCAACACATCGCCGCGATCGATGAACTCGTTCGCCAGCTCATCTGGCAGAGCCACAAGCAGTTGCTCCAAACCCTCAGTCGCCCTGACATTGGTCTCACCCTGCCGCAGATGGTGACGCTCTTTGCCATTCGCAACGCGGGCACCTGCCGTATGAGCGAACTGGCCGAGATCACCCAGCAATCGGCGGGCACGTTGACAGGAATCGTGGACCGTCTGATCAGCGAGCACCTGGTGGGCAGGGTGCGTGACCTGGACGATCGCCGCGTGGTCCAGGTCACGCTCACGCCGCAGGGGGAGGCGCAACTGGCGCGGGTGGAGCAGGCCCGGCGCGAGGATATGGAACGCATGCTGCGGAGCTTCTCCGACGAGCAGGTGGTCACGCTTGAGCAACTGTTGTGCCAGTTGCTCAGCGGCATCAACGAGCTGCTCAACGGCAACGGCGCGACCGGCAACGGGGTGGTCGAGACGAACGGCAAGAGCAACAGCGGGCGTGCGGCGCATCAAACACCGCTGGCTGACACGTATCCCCCCTTACGGCGCGCCTGA
- a CDS encoding NAD-dependent epimerase/dehydratase family protein: protein MRVLITGSSGQIGTNLALRLLAEGHSVFGVDRRINPWTSAFPTLLQDLAVPQREFRGGIGGAPYPPCDIVVHLAANAKVYDLVEQPHRALENINVTFNVLEYCRANNLPIIFSSSREVYGDIRRYLTEERSADFSFTESPYSASKIAGEALIYSYARCYGVRYLVFRFSNVYGRYDTDIERMERVIPLFIRRLSRGEPVTVYGREKVLDFTYVDDCVDGIVRGMHRLLAGEVVNRTINLAYGQGNSLVRLAELIAGALGVQPQIIVEPVKRPGEVTYYVADITLARELLGFIPRVPLEEGVRRAVAWSLRGEG, encoded by the coding sequence ATGCGCGTCCTCATTACCGGATCCAGTGGGCAGATCGGCACCAATCTGGCGCTGCGATTGCTGGCCGAGGGGCACAGCGTGTTTGGCGTTGACCGCCGCATTAATCCCTGGACCAGCGCGTTCCCCACGCTGCTCCAGGATTTAGCCGTCCCTCAGCGCGAGTTTCGCGGCGGTATCGGAGGGGCGCCTTACCCTCCCTGCGACATTGTGGTGCATCTGGCGGCCAACGCTAAAGTGTACGATCTGGTTGAACAACCTCACCGGGCGCTCGAAAACATCAATGTGACCTTTAACGTGCTGGAATACTGCCGGGCCAACAACCTGCCGATCATCTTCTCGTCTTCACGGGAGGTGTATGGTGACATCCGGCGCTACCTGACCGAGGAGCGTAGCGCCGATTTCAGCTTTACCGAAAGTCCGTACTCAGCCTCCAAGATCGCTGGCGAGGCGTTGATCTACTCATATGCCCGCTGCTACGGCGTGCGCTATCTGGTGTTTCGTTTTTCCAACGTCTACGGGCGCTACGATACCGACATCGAGCGGATGGAGCGCGTGATCCCGCTCTTCATTCGGCGCCTGAGCCGGGGCGAACCGGTAACGGTCTATGGCCGCGAGAAGGTGCTGGATTTCACGTATGTGGACGATTGTGTAGACGGGATCGTGCGGGGCATGCACCGGCTGCTGGCGGGCGAGGTGGTCAACCGGACGATTAATCTGGCCTATGGGCAGGGCAATTCCCTGGTGCGGCTCGCCGAACTGATCGCCGGGGCGCTGGGAGTGCAGCCGCAGATTATTGTCGAGCCGGTGAAGCGACCGGGGGAAGTCACCTACTACGTCGCCGACATCACCCTCGCGCGCGAATTGCTGGGGTTCATCCCTCGTGTGCCGCTTGAGGAAGGGGTGCGCCGCGCCGTTGCCTGGTCGCTACGGGGGGAGGGCTAA